Genomic segment of Paraburkholderia fungorum:
CGCACTTAATCTCCACTCAATTGAAAGGAAAGCTCGTATGTCACCGGTGGTTACTGGCAAATGGCTGCAGGCGCAGCTCGGCAGCCCCGATCTTGTCGTACTCGACGCGACTTGGTTTCTTAATCCGCAACAGCTAAGCGCCCGGCGACGGTTTACGGAAGCGCATATCCCGGGAGCACAATTTTTCGACATTGATCATGTCTGCGACGCCGGCTCACCGTTGCCACACATGGCGCCCGGTTCGGCACAGTTCGAACTATTTGCGCGCGAGCTGGGCATTAGCAATGATAGCCGCGTAGTGTTCTACGATCAGCAAGGTCTGTTTTCCGCAGCGCGCGGATGGTGGCTTTTCAAACTTTTCGGGCACGAGAACGTATATCTGCTCGATGGCGGCCTGCCTAAGTGGCGAGACGCCGGTTGCCCCCTCGAAGATGGCGCATCTCCGAAATTTCAAGCTACCGGCGATGTCGAATACCGAGCCAGGATCAACCCACAGCGCGTGCGTAAGATCGACGATATGCTCGACAACTTGGTGACGCGTAGCGAGCAAGTACTCGACGCACGTTCGCTAGACCGCTTCTCCGGAAAAGTGCCTGAGCCGAGAGCTGGAGTCGCTTCAGGTCATATTCCAGGCAGTGTGAGCTTGCCTTATACCGACGTTCTCAACGATGACGGCACGTTCAGGCTCGTCGGTGAAATTCGACGCTTGCTGGCAGCACGTGGAGTAGACTCGTCATCCAAGGTCGTCACGAGTTGCGGTACCGGTGTCACTGCGGCCGTCATCGCCCTCGCAGTGGAAGTGGCGGGCTATGCGCCAGTTGGACTGTACGACGGCTCATGGACCGAGTGGGGCAGCCGGTCCGACACACCGAAAGTTGCTTTAGAGCAATCATGAATGCTCGATCCGTACAGAATCTGCATGGCAGAGCACGGGGAGCAGATCGTTCATATGCGTGTCGCGGGCCGACAGCGGACTGGACCATTCGGAGCACCAGCTAGCCCGTAACGATCTCCACGGACAAAACTTGCGATACCCGGCAATCGTCCGTGCTGAGGTCCGTTCTACCGCTCCTCGCCCCCCTCTCCCGTGGGGGCAGGTGCTGATCACTCCGACCGGCATGTTCAAATGGCTCATTGCCGCGCAATACCTGCGCGACAATCCCACGGCACACCTGAAGCGCTGCGGGCGCGCAGTCTCGCCCCCGGGGGCATTCGTTACCCGTCCAACACGCGCTGGCGCTCCGTGCCCGTACGTCGGCCGGTCGCCAAATGCTCGATTATCGCGCGCGCCTGTCATATGCGGCGGCGCCCGCTGACGTTTCGCTTCTACCGGCCGAGCATGCAGACCTCCGGCGCGTCATCTGGCACCCTTTGCAAGTCCTGGCGCTTTCGCGCTGACGAAGACCTAGCTCACTGATAGCTGAAGGTCCCCGAAAACGGAGATCGACACCACGGGATCGCGACCTCGCAGGGCATTTCCTTCGGCCACTTCCCACTAGTCAAAATGCTGGAAGAGTTCAAAGGAAATAAGTCGGTGCTTAATCCTCCAGCCACTCTCGGTACGAGTGAACGTATCGTCAAATCGCCCCAGAATCTGCTTACCCCGTGCCGGACGGCCGGCCGGGCCGATTTCATCTTCTTCGGATCCCGCCCAAAGCAAGACACTCGTTACAGCGAACGCTTCATCATCGAGGATCTCACTGAAAAGTGAGTCCGTAATCAGGTGCCGGGTGATCCGATCCGCTGAGGGTTCGGAGTAGAAATCGACAATAGCAGGATGACCCTCAACAAGTGAACCAGATGGATTTTGCAGCGTTGCATCTTCAGCGAAGACG
This window contains:
- the sseA gene encoding 3-mercaptopyruvate sulfurtransferase → MSPVVTGKWLQAQLGSPDLVVLDATWFLNPQQLSARRRFTEAHIPGAQFFDIDHVCDAGSPLPHMAPGSAQFELFARELGISNDSRVVFYDQQGLFSAARGWWLFKLFGHENVYLLDGGLPKWRDAGCPLEDGASPKFQATGDVEYRARINPQRVRKIDDMLDNLVTRSEQVLDARSLDRFSGKVPEPRAGVASGHIPGSVSLPYTDVLNDDGTFRLVGEIRRLLAARGVDSSSKVVTSCGTGVTAAVIALAVEVAGYAPVGLYDGSWTEWGSRSDTPKVALEQS
- a CDS encoding nuclear transport factor 2 family protein; the encoded protein is MNQSNKEMMSRLSCEAECRNLLLRAAWFVDHNEAARLTDVFAEDATLQNPSGSLVEGHPAIVDFYSEPSADRITRHLITDSLFSEILDDEAFAVTSVLLWAGSEEDEIGPAGRPARGKQILGRFDDTFTRTESGWRIKHRLISFELFQHFD